A stretch of the Xiphophorus couchianus chromosome 15, X_couchianus-1.0, whole genome shotgun sequence genome encodes the following:
- the tmem121ab gene encoding transmembrane protein 121Ab, which translates to MVLPPPDKRHVCLTTIVIMTSMAFMDAYLVEQNQGPRKIGVCIIVLVGDVCFLIVLRYVAVWVGAEVRTARRGYAMILWFLYIFVLEIKLYFVFQNCKADRKSLETVARKALTLLLSVCVPGLYLVLVALDSMEYVRTFRKKEDMRSRLFWVALDLLDLLDIQANLWEPQRTGLPIWAEGLMFFYCYILLLILPCVSLSEISMQGEHMSPQKMMLYPVLSLVTINVVTILIRGVNMVLFQDSRVSTIFVGKNVVAIATKASTFLEYRKQVKEFPHPQNAMALELQQNSVAHTQTLPNATSLPHEPSPAQDVIDT; encoded by the coding sequence ATGGTTTTGCCGCCCCCAGATAAACGCCACGTGTGCCTGACCACCATTGTCATCATGACGAGCATGGCCTTCATGGATGCCTACCTGGTGGAGCAAAACCAGGGTCCCAGGAAGATCGGCGTGTGCATCATAGTGCTGGTCGGGGACGTTTGTTTCCTCATTGTGCTACGCTATGTGGCGGTGTGGGTCGGCGCCGAGGTGCGCACGGCCCGACGAGGATACGCCATGATCCTGTGGTTTCTCTACATCTTTGTCCTGGAGATTAAACTCTACTTTGTCTTCCAGAATTGCAAGGCTGACAGGAAGAGTCTGGAAACAGTGGCACGGAAAGCTTTGACGTTGCTATtatctgtgtgtgtgccagGTTTGTATTTGGTTCTCGTCGCTCTGGATAGCATGGAATATGTGAGAACTTTCCGCAAGAAGGAGGACATGAGAAGCCGGTTGTTCTGGGTTGCTCTGGACCTGCTGGACCTGCTCGACATTCAAGCCAACCTGTGGGAGCCCCAGCGGACAGGTCTGCCCATCTGGGCGGAAGGCCTGATGTTCTTCTATTGCTACATCCTGCTGCTCATCCTGCCCTGTGTGTCCCTCAGCGAGATCAGCATGCAGGGCGAACACATGTCGCCTCAGAAGATGATGCTGTACCCGGTCCTCAGCCTGGTCACCATAAATGTCGTCACCATCCTCATACGTGGCGTCAACATGGTGCTGTTCCAGGACAGCCGAGTCTCCACCATCTTCGTCGGCAAGAACGTGGTGGCCATCGCCACCAAGGCCTCCACCTTCTTGGAGTACCGCAAACAGGTGAAGGAGTTTCCCCACCCGCAGAACGCCATGgctctggagctgcagcagaactcCGTCGCCCACACGCAAACGCTGCCTAACGCCACGAGTCTGCCGCACGAACCTTCACCGGCGCAGGATGTTATAGACACATGA